GCGCCCGGACTGCTGCCGTTCCTGACCTATCTGCAGGCCTTCGCCGTCCTGATGCTGGTGACGGACGCCATCACCCAGGCGGCCCTGGTGCGGGTGTCGCTGCGGCGCAACGGCGGGGTGCACCGCGGGCGCTCCACGGCGGGCGCCTGGATGTGGGCGCTGTCGATGCCGCTGCTCCTCGGCATGCCGTTCGGACGGTACGACCTGCCGGTGACCGCGCTGGCGATGGCCGCCCTGCTGCTGATGCCGAGCCGGCCGCGGGTCGGCGGCGCGCTGGCGGGGATCGGCGCCATGGTGAAGGTGTGGCCGGCCCTGGTGGTGCTGGGGGCGCCCCGCGGCCGCGGCACCCGGCAGGCCTGGACGTCGATGTGCGTCTCGGCGGCGGTGCTGCTGGTGGTGCTGGCCACGGTCTTCGACGGGGCGCTGGACTTCCTCACCGCGCAGCGCGGCCGGGGTGGAGATCGAGTCCCTCGGCGGCAGCATGCTCCAGGTGGCGCGCGAGCTGGGCTGGCCGGGCGAGGTGGAGATGCACTACGGGTCGCTGGAGTTCCTCGGCCCGCACGTGGACCTGATCGCGCGGGTCTCGCTGCTGCTCACCGCGGTCGCCTTCGGCTGGCTGCTGCTGTGGCGCTTCCGGGCGCGCCGGTGGACGCCGGCGCTGCCGTACGACGCGGCACTCACCGCGGTGCTGCTGTTCACGGTGACCAGCCGGGTGATCAGCCCGCAGTACCTCATCTGGCTCATCGGCCTGGCCTCGGTCTGCCTGACGGTGCGGGGCACCTCGCAGCGCCCGGTGGCGGTGGTCGTGCTGCTGACCGCGGCCGTCACCACCATCGACTACCCGCTGTTCTTCGACGCGATGATCAAGGGCGGCTGGCAGCCGGCGCTGGTGATCGTGACCCGCAACGGCCTGCTGCTCTCGGCCTCGCTCTGGTCGGCCGCCCGGCTGTGGCGGGCCTCGGTGTCCCCGCTCCCGGCCCTCCAGGAGGCCCCGCAGACCCGGCGCGGCCCGATCCGGGTGGCCTGAGAGCCGCCCACGCACCCTCCCCGCCCGGCCCGGGCCGTGCGGCCGCGATGCCGACCCGCAGGCCTCACCAGACCGGGCGGAGCCTGCCGCCCGGACCGAGGGCGGCCAGGGTGGCGAGGTCGGCGGTCAGCCGGTCGAGGGCGGGGCCGCCGAGCGCCTCCGCCCAGGGGCGGACGGCATCGGCGGCGGCCTCGTCGGCGGCGCGGGTGCACGCGTGCCCGCGCCCGGTGAGCACGACCAGTCGGGCGCGGGCGTCCGTGGGGTGCGCACGGCGTTCGACATAGCCCTTGCGGACGAGCTCCTCGACCATCTGGCTGGCGGCCTGCTTGGTGACGCCGAGGTGGTCGGCGAGCTCGCCGACGGTCGCGCCGTCCGGGGCGAGCCGGACGAAGGCGAATCCGTGCGCGGGCCGCAGGTCGTCGAAGCCGCGGGCCCGGACGCCCTCGTCGATGGTGCGCACCAGTTCGGCCGCGAGACCGAGCACGAGCGGGGGCAGGACGCGGGCCGGGGTCGGGTTCACGGCGCGAGTCTATTCCAGGAGCCGAGATGGTCAAGCCGCTTGACTGTCACCTCGCCCTCCGGGCACCATATGGTCAAGCCACTTGACCACTCTTCCCGAGGAGACCCTCATGCCCGTCATCCGTCCGGAGCAGGCCGTGGCGCACGAGGCCCACGGCGCCCGCTTCCTCGTCCACGCCGCACCCGCCACCGGGGCGCGCACGCTGCGCGCCTGGCGCCTGGAGATCAGCGAGGGCGTCCGCGGCGTCGCGCACACCATCAGCCACGAGGAGGTGTTCCACCTGCTGGCCGGCGCCGTCACCGTCTCGATCGACGGCGACGAGGCGGCACTCGCCCCCGGCGACACCGCCGTCGCCCCGGCCGGCAGCGCCCTGCGGATCGACAACCCCGGCCCGGGCCCGGCCGCGGTCTGGGTGACCACCACGGCGGGACTGAGCGCCGAACTCCCCGACGGCACCACGATCCGCCCCCCGTGGGCCGCCTGACGACTCGAAACCGTGTTCGCTCAGGCCGAACAGATACGCACACGGCCGAACCGTTGAACCGCTCCCCACGGGGCAGAAGGCTGCCGAATGCCCGGGGCGGCCCGCCGCGGGCCGGTCGAGGAGGTCCAGCGATGCGGTTGCCGACAAGCAGTCGGCGGCACGAGCCCGACGAGCCGCCCCATGAGCAGGACGACGACGAGGCACCGGCGCCGCGCCGTACGGCCGAGCCACGGGACGGCCGGCTGCGGCGCCGCGGGATCCCCTGGTACGTCGGCCTGCCGGTCACCCTGGCGGTGATCCTGGCCGTCTTCCTGGCCGCCGCCAAGCTGGACCTGCTGCCAGGTCTGCCGAACCCGTTCGCCGAACGCCAGGTCGACCGGAGCCAGCCCGCCGTCCTCAAGTCCATCCAGGACATGAGCCGTTACACGGCGGCGACCGGCAACTTCCAGGTGATCGTGGACTTGGACCAGGACGCGAAGTTCCTCCCGTCCGCCATCCTCGGCAAGCGCACCCTGTACGTCGCCGCCGGCACCGTCGGCGCCTATGTCGACCTGGGCGAACTCGCGGACGGCGCGGTGAAGGTCTCCGCGGACCGGCTCACCGCCACCGTCGTGCTGCCGCACGCCCACCTCGCCGACCCGGCACTGGACGTGAAGCACTCGTACGTGTTCGCCCAGCAGCGCGGGTTCTTCGACCGGATCGGCGACTTCTTCTCCGGCAACCCGGGCGACCAGCAGAAGCTGGAGGTGCTGGCCACCGAGAAGATCTCGACGGCCGCGCAGCAGACCGCGCTGACCGGGACGGCGGAGACCAACACCCGGACGATGCTGCAGAACCTGCTGAAGTCGCTGGGCTTCACCACCGTGACGGTCACCACCGCGCCCTGATCCGCGGGGCCCCGACGGCCCGACCCGCAGGCCACCGGGCAGACAGCACCGCCCGGAATCGGCCCGGCCCGGCTTGTCCAGGGCCGGGCGGGCCGCCTTCCGCTCGCCCGCCGGCGATGCCCTGCCGGCGGACCACCCCCGGCCGCGCCGCTCCGGGGGTGGCGGCGTGGCCGGGCAGGTCGATGGGAACACCCATTATGCATGCACCATACAACTATCGGGGCGCCGCGAGAACCCGCACCCGCGTGAGCCGCGCCACCCCGCCCGCACGACGGTGGGCGGCCCGGCGACCGGTGAGCGGTCGACCCCGTCGCCGGGCCGACCGCTCACCGGTCGTCGTCGTGGCGGCTGCCCGCCCGAGCCGCGACCAGGAAGACGATCAGCGCCAGGACCGAGCACCCGAGCACGCCCGCGACGACATAGCCCACGCCCATGGGCCTCCTTCCGTTCACGCACAGTCTCGGCACCCCGGCACGGCACCCTGAGCCCGCTGCGCCGTTTTCACCCGCACAGGGATCTCCGCCCGATCCCGCGCCACCACTTTCGGGGGACACCGGTTCGGGCCGCCGGCCGCACGGATTCGGCCAAGCAGCGGCGGCTCGCGAAGGCGTTCTCCGTATGCGACTTGGCATGAGCTAGCCTAAGAGCGGTTGACTGAAGCAACTTTCCCTCTCCCACCCGAGGTGCCGAGATGCAGGTGACCGTCGATCAGGACCGCTGCTGCGGATCGGGCCAGTGCGTACTGACCGCCCCGGAGGTGTTCGACCAGGGCGAGGACGACGGT
The Kitasatospora paranensis genome window above contains:
- a CDS encoding MarR family winged helix-turn-helix transcriptional regulator yields the protein MNPTPARVLPPLVLGLAAELVRTIDEGVRARGFDDLRPAHGFAFVRLAPDGATVGELADHLGVTKQAASQMVEELVRKGYVERRAHPTDARARLVVLTGRGHACTRAADEAAADAVRPWAEALGGPALDRLTADLATLAALGPGGRLRPVW
- a CDS encoding cupin domain-containing protein translates to MPVIRPEQAVAHEAHGARFLVHAAPATGARTLRAWRLEISEGVRGVAHTISHEEVFHLLAGAVTVSIDGDEAALAPGDTAVAPAGSALRIDNPGPGPAAVWVTTTAGLSAELPDGTTIRPPWAA
- a CDS encoding DUF4230 domain-containing protein — its product is MRLPTSSRRHEPDEPPHEQDDDEAPAPRRTAEPRDGRLRRRGIPWYVGLPVTLAVILAVFLAAAKLDLLPGLPNPFAERQVDRSQPAVLKSIQDMSRYTAATGNFQVIVDLDQDAKFLPSAILGKRTLYVAAGTVGAYVDLGELADGAVKVSADRLTATVVLPHAHLADPALDVKHSYVFAQQRGFFDRIGDFFSGNPGDQQKLEVLATEKISTAAQQTALTGTAETNTRTMLQNLLKSLGFTTVTVTTAP